From the genome of Streptomyces sp. NBC_01260, one region includes:
- the trpS gene encoding tryptophan--tRNA ligase, with product MASERPRVLSGIQPTAGSFHLGNYLGAVRQWVALQESHDAFYMVVDLHAITVPQDPAQLRANTRLAVAQLLAAGLDPERCTLFVQSHVPEHAQLGWVMNCLAGFGEASRMTQFKDKSAKQGADRATVGLFTYPMLMVADILLYQADQVPVGEDQRQHLELTRNLAERFNGTYGDTFTVPDPYILKETAKIYDLQDPSAKMSKSAATPKGLINLLDEPRITAKKVKSAVTDTDTVIRFDQAEKPGVSNLLSIYSTLTDTSVPDLEQKYEGKGYGALKTDLAEVMVEFVTPFRTRTQEYLDDTETLDSILAKGAEKARAVAAETLARTYDRMGLLPAKH from the coding sequence ATGGCCTCTGAACGTCCCCGTGTGCTCTCCGGAATCCAGCCCACCGCAGGCTCGTTCCACCTCGGCAACTACCTCGGCGCGGTCCGCCAGTGGGTGGCCCTGCAGGAGTCCCACGACGCCTTTTACATGGTCGTCGACCTGCACGCGATCACCGTCCCGCAGGACCCCGCGCAACTGCGCGCCAACACCCGGCTCGCCGTCGCCCAGCTGCTCGCCGCCGGGCTCGACCCGGAGCGCTGCACGCTCTTCGTCCAGAGCCATGTTCCCGAGCACGCCCAGCTCGGCTGGGTCATGAACTGCCTGGCCGGCTTCGGCGAGGCGTCCCGGATGACGCAGTTCAAGGACAAGTCCGCCAAGCAGGGTGCCGACCGCGCCACCGTCGGGCTCTTCACCTACCCGATGCTGATGGTCGCCGACATCCTGCTCTACCAGGCCGACCAGGTCCCGGTGGGCGAGGACCAGCGCCAGCACCTGGAGCTGACCCGGAATCTCGCCGAGCGGTTCAACGGCACCTACGGCGACACCTTCACCGTGCCGGACCCGTACATCCTCAAGGAGACGGCGAAGATCTACGACCTCCAGGACCCGTCGGCGAAGATGAGCAAGTCGGCGGCCACCCCGAAGGGGCTGATCAACCTCCTCGACGAGCCGAGGATCACCGCCAAGAAGGTGAAGAGCGCGGTCACCGACACCGACACGGTGATCCGCTTCGACCAGGCGGAGAAGCCCGGTGTCAGCAACCTGCTGAGCATCTATTCCACCCTTACCGACACTTCTGTCCCGGATCTGGAACAGAAGTACGAGGGCAAGGGTTACGGTGCGTTGAAGACCGACCTCGCAGAGGTCATGGTCGAGTTCGTCACACCGTTCCGGACCCGCACCCAGGAATATCTCGACGACACCGAGACGCTGGACTCCATCCTGGCCAAGGGCGCGGAGAAGGCCCGGGCCGTCGCCGCCGAGACCCTGGCGCGGACCTATGACCGCATGGGTCTGCTGCCCGCGAAGCACTGA
- the rocD gene encoding ornithine--oxo-acid transaminase — MSTTENAIASAEAHSAHTYHPLPVVVATAEGAWMTDVEGRRYLDMLAGYSALNFGHANRRLIDAAKAQLERVTLTSRAFHHDRFAEFCTQLADLCGMEMVLPMNTGAEAVETAVKTARKWGYRVKGVPDGMAKIIVASDNFHGRTTTIISFSTDHEARADFGPYTPGFEIVPYGDLTAMRAAMTENTVAVLLEPIQGEAGVLVPPPGYLPGVRELTRERNVLFIADEIQSGLGRTGKTFACEHEGVVPDMYVLGKALGGGIVPVSAVVSSAAVLGVYRPGEHGSTFGGNPLACAVALEVIAMLRTGEFQQRATELGDHLHQELGLLVGGGAVQTVRGRGLWAGVDIDPGHGTGREISEKLMDRRVLVKDTHGSTIRIAPPLVISKEDLDWGLEQLREVLRG, encoded by the coding sequence GTGTCGACCACGGAAAACGCCATCGCCTCCGCCGAGGCGCACAGCGCGCACACCTACCATCCGCTGCCCGTCGTCGTCGCGACGGCGGAAGGTGCCTGGATGACCGATGTCGAGGGGCGGCGCTATCTCGACATGCTCGCCGGCTACTCGGCGCTCAACTTCGGCCACGCCAACCGCCGACTGATCGACGCGGCCAAGGCGCAGCTGGAGCGGGTGACCCTCACCTCGCGGGCCTTCCATCACGACCGGTTCGCCGAATTCTGTACGCAGCTCGCCGACTTGTGCGGCATGGAGATGGTGCTGCCGATGAACACCGGCGCGGAGGCGGTGGAGACCGCGGTGAAGACCGCCCGAAAGTGGGGCTACCGGGTCAAGGGCGTCCCGGACGGCATGGCGAAGATCATCGTCGCTTCGGACAACTTCCACGGCCGGACGACGACGATCATCAGCTTCTCCACGGACCACGAGGCCCGCGCGGACTTCGGCCCGTACACGCCGGGGTTCGAGATCGTGCCGTACGGGGATCTGACCGCGATGCGGGCCGCGATGACGGAGAACACCGTGGCGGTGCTGCTGGAGCCGATCCAGGGCGAGGCCGGGGTCCTGGTGCCGCCGCCCGGCTATCTCCCCGGGGTCCGGGAGCTGACCCGCGAGCGGAACGTGCTGTTCATCGCGGACGAGATCCAGTCGGGTCTCGGCCGGACCGGGAAGACGTTCGCGTGCGAGCACGAGGGCGTCGTGCCGGACATGTACGTGCTCGGCAAGGCGCTGGGCGGCGGCATCGTGCCGGTGTCGGCCGTGGTCTCGTCAGCCGCGGTGCTGGGGGTGTACCGGCCCGGGGAGCACGGTTCGACGTTCGGTGGCAATCCGCTGGCGTGCGCGGTGGCGCTGGAGGTCATCGCGATGCTGCGCACCGGTGAGTTCCAGCAGCGGGCAACGGAGTTGGGCGACCACCTCCATCAGGAGCTGGGCCTGCTGGTGGGCGGGGGCGCGGTGCAGACGGTGCGGGGGCGCGGGCTCTGGGCGGGCGTCGACATCGATCCGGGCCACGGCACGGGCCGGGAGATCTCCGAGAAGCTGATGGACCGCCGGGTGCTGGTGAAGGACACCCATGGTTCGACGATCCGGATCGCCCCGCCGCTGGTGATCAGCAAGGAGGATCTGGACTGGGGCCTGGAGCAGCTCCGCGAGGTCCTGCGCGGCTGA
- a CDS encoding DUF397 domain-containing protein, protein MTTESPRWFKSSYSSNGGNCIEVAANFAAARGIVPVRDSKTPAGPVLNVLTASFATFVAGVKAGEFGSV, encoded by the coding sequence GTGACGACCGAATCCCCCCGCTGGTTCAAGTCCTCATACAGCTCGAACGGCGGCAATTGCATCGAGGTCGCCGCCAACTTCGCCGCCGCACGCGGCATCGTCCCGGTTCGTGACTCCAAGACCCCGGCCGGCCCGGTTCTGAACGTCCTCACCGCCTCGTTCGCCACGTTCGTGGCAGGCGTGAAGGCCGGAGAGTTCGGCAGCGTCTGA
- a CDS encoding helix-turn-helix domain-containing protein, producing MNRKELDPESSPQAAFGARIRRVREARGWKQEELGERMGYSGTHISAVEVGRKMPTLRFSRSADQVFGTGETADTFERQWREIRHGSLLEGFPQYVGHEGRAVEIRLFEIGIIPGLLQTPEYARVLADGDVQRGSIAPEQAAERVSFLAERQAALARTRPPMVLVVMDESCLRHAVGGREIMAAQLQRLIEIAALPNWVLQVAPFEIGERRPFNLPVNLLTLADRSVLAYAESQAQGHVDRETASVVPLLTAYHQLQAEAMSQAASVAMISQLRKGTP from the coding sequence TTGAACCGCAAGGAGTTGGACCCCGAAAGCAGTCCGCAAGCCGCCTTCGGGGCGCGTATCCGCCGTGTACGTGAGGCTCGTGGGTGGAAACAGGAAGAACTCGGCGAACGGATGGGGTACTCCGGTACGCACATCTCGGCCGTGGAGGTTGGTCGCAAGATGCCGACTCTCCGCTTTTCGCGCAGCGCGGACCAAGTGTTCGGCACCGGAGAAACCGCTGACACGTTCGAACGCCAATGGCGCGAGATCCGGCACGGATCGCTCCTGGAGGGCTTCCCGCAGTACGTCGGCCACGAGGGCCGGGCCGTGGAGATCCGGCTCTTCGAGATCGGGATCATCCCGGGCCTGTTGCAGACGCCGGAGTACGCACGAGTGCTGGCAGATGGAGATGTGCAGCGTGGGTCCATCGCACCGGAACAGGCGGCCGAGCGCGTTTCCTTTCTCGCGGAGAGGCAAGCTGCGTTGGCAAGGACCCGCCCGCCCATGGTGCTTGTTGTGATGGATGAGAGCTGCCTCCGTCACGCCGTTGGCGGGAGGGAGATCATGGCGGCACAGCTCCAGCGGTTGATTGAAATCGCCGCCCTCCCCAACTGGGTTCTTCAGGTGGCCCCGTTCGAGATAGGGGAGCGACGCCCGTTCAACCTCCCCGTCAATCTGCTCACTCTGGCTGATCGGTCCGTCTTGGCGTATGCCGAGTCGCAGGCACAGGGGCACGTGGATCGTGAAACTGCTTCTGTGGTGCCCTTGCTGACCGCATACCATCAACTGCAGGCCGAGGCGATGTCACAGGCGGCATCCGTGGCCATGATCAGCCAGCTAAGAAAGGGCACCCCGTGA
- the pdxR gene encoding MocR-like pyridoxine biosynthesis transcription factor PdxR, whose product MTDPWATFGADLHIDPAGAIGLRAGLMDALREAARTGRLAPGTRLPSSRTLAADLGIARNTVADAYAELVAEGWLTARQGSGTRVAQRAEPRRAATRAPRSRPPRTSPAYSLQPGSPDLSTFPRAEWLKAARRALTAAPNDALGYGDPRGRVELRTVLADYLSRARGVYADPDRIVICSGFVHGLMMMGKVLRERRVREVAVESYGLHVHTRLLTEAGLRIPCLPLDELGSRTGELSAMRGAGAVLLTPAHQFPTGVPLHPDRRAAAVDWARSTGGLILEDDYDGEFRYDRQPVGALQGLDPERVVYFGTASKSLAPGLRLGWMVVPQELVGEVTAAKGLSDWASSALDQLTLAEFIASGAYDRHVRSMRLRYRNRRDQLVAALAERAPSIKISGIAAGLHAVLELPEGSEADVVRSAAWQGLVVQGLSFYRHPDAEARHEALVIGYGTPTDSAWAGTLDALVRVLP is encoded by the coding sequence ATGACAGATCCCTGGGCCACTTTCGGTGCGGACCTGCACATTGACCCGGCCGGTGCCATCGGACTGCGGGCCGGGCTCATGGACGCCCTGCGCGAGGCCGCCCGGACGGGGCGGCTGGCACCGGGGACCCGGCTGCCGTCGTCCCGCACCCTCGCGGCCGACCTGGGCATCGCCCGCAACACCGTCGCCGACGCCTACGCGGAACTGGTCGCCGAGGGCTGGCTCACCGCCCGGCAGGGCTCCGGCACCCGGGTCGCGCAGCGCGCCGAGCCGCGCCGGGCGGCGACCAGGGCGCCGCGCTCCCGGCCGCCCCGCACCAGCCCCGCCTACAGCCTGCAGCCCGGCTCGCCCGACCTGTCGACGTTCCCGCGCGCCGAATGGCTCAAGGCCGCCCGCCGCGCCCTCACCGCGGCACCCAACGACGCCCTCGGATACGGCGATCCACGCGGCCGCGTCGAACTGCGCACCGTGCTCGCCGACTACCTGTCACGGGCCCGCGGCGTGTACGCGGACCCCGACCGCATCGTCATCTGCTCCGGCTTCGTCCACGGACTGATGATGATGGGGAAGGTGCTGCGGGAGCGCCGCGTGCGGGAGGTGGCCGTCGAGTCGTACGGGCTCCACGTGCACACCCGCCTGCTCACCGAGGCCGGGCTGCGCATCCCCTGCCTGCCGCTCGACGAACTCGGCTCCCGGACCGGCGAACTGTCCGCGATGCGCGGCGCGGGCGCGGTGCTGCTGACACCCGCGCACCAGTTCCCGACCGGGGTACCGCTCCACCCCGACCGGCGGGCCGCTGCGGTGGACTGGGCCCGGAGCACCGGCGGCCTGATCCTGGAGGACGACTACGACGGAGAGTTCCGCTACGACCGCCAGCCGGTCGGCGCGCTCCAGGGACTGGACCCGGAACGCGTCGTGTACTTCGGCACGGCCAGCAAGTCCCTGGCGCCGGGGCTGCGGCTGGGCTGGATGGTGGTCCCGCAGGAACTGGTGGGCGAGGTGACCGCGGCCAAGGGGCTGAGCGACTGGGCGTCCAGCGCGCTGGACCAGCTGACGCTCGCCGAGTTCATCGCCTCCGGCGCGTACGACCGGCATGTGCGCTCCATGCGGCTGCGCTACCGCAACCGCCGCGACCAGCTTGTCGCCGCGCTGGCTGAACGCGCCCCGTCCATCAAGATCAGCGGGATCGCCGCCGGTCTGCACGCCGTACTCGAACTCCCGGAAGGCAGCGAGGCGGACGTCGTCCGGTCGGCGGCCTGGCAGGGGCTGGTGGTGCAGGGGCTGTCCTTCTACCGCCACCCGGACGCCGAGGCACGCCACGAGGCCCTGGTCATCGGCTACGGGACCCCGACCGACAGTGCCTGGGCGGGCACGCTGGACGCGCTCGTGCGGGTGCTGCCGTGA
- a CDS encoding carboxymuconolactone decarboxylase family protein has protein sequence MTTNEHSRATSEYTTEHTPRMQWAEHAPDVYKAMARLDATSRKGLDPVVAELVKIRSSQLNHCAFCLDMHTKDALAAGESIQRIVQLSAWEESQHFYTPKEIAAIELTEAVTVLTDGFVPDEVYAKAAKHFDEAELAHLIAAIITINAWNRFAVTCRLVPGHYTPGDH, from the coding sequence ATGACGACGAACGAGCACAGCCGCGCAACGTCCGAGTACACCACCGAGCACACGCCCCGCATGCAGTGGGCCGAGCACGCCCCCGACGTCTACAAGGCGATGGCCCGGCTGGACGCCACGTCCCGCAAGGGGCTCGACCCGGTCGTGGCCGAGCTGGTGAAGATCCGGTCCTCGCAGCTCAACCACTGCGCGTTCTGCCTCGACATGCACACCAAGGACGCGCTCGCGGCGGGTGAGTCCATCCAGCGGATCGTGCAGCTCAGCGCGTGGGAGGAGTCGCAGCACTTCTACACGCCGAAGGAGATCGCGGCGATCGAGCTGACCGAGGCGGTGACCGTCCTGACCGACGGTTTCGTGCCGGACGAGGTGTACGCGAAGGCCGCGAAGCACTTCGACGAGGCGGAGCTCGCCCACCTCATCGCCGCGATCATCACGATCAACGCCTGGAACCGGTTCGCCGTGACCTGCCGCCTGGTCCCCGGCCACTACACGCCCGGCGACCACTGA
- a CDS encoding isocitrate lyase/PEP mutase family protein: MTASDLRALHHGRTVGDPLVLPGPWDADSARVLADAGFPALATPSAGVAASLGYEDGATPAAEMFAAVARIARAVSVPVSADIEAGYGLAPRELVERLLAAGAVGCNLEDTVDGVLVDARWQADRLAEVRAAAGDALFVNARVDTYVTGVPEGTDQEAETVRRALLYVAAGADCVYPIGAPAESLPRLATAVPAPLNALARPDGPGPRRLGELGAGRVTFGPGLQRRAMAALREFADGLRGA; this comes from the coding sequence ATGACCGCGTCCGACCTCCGTGCGCTGCACCACGGACGTACTGTCGGCGATCCGCTGGTCCTCCCCGGCCCGTGGGACGCCGACAGCGCCCGCGTCCTCGCCGACGCGGGGTTCCCGGCCCTGGCCACGCCGAGCGCGGGGGTCGCGGCCTCGCTCGGGTACGAGGACGGGGCCACGCCCGCCGCCGAGATGTTCGCGGCGGTGGCGCGCATCGCCCGCGCCGTCTCCGTACCCGTGTCGGCCGACATCGAGGCAGGGTACGGACTGGCGCCACGGGAGCTGGTGGAGCGGCTGCTCGCCGCCGGGGCCGTCGGCTGCAATCTGGAGGACACGGTGGACGGGGTCCTCGTGGATGCCCGGTGGCAGGCGGACCGGCTGGCGGAGGTGCGGGCGGCCGCCGGGGACGCGCTGTTCGTCAACGCCCGGGTGGACACGTACGTCACCGGCGTCCCGGAGGGCACGGACCAGGAGGCCGAGACCGTGCGCCGCGCGCTGCTGTACGTGGCCGCGGGCGCGGACTGCGTCTACCCGATCGGCGCCCCGGCCGAGTCGCTCCCCCGCCTGGCCACCGCCGTACCCGCACCGCTGAACGCGCTCGCCCGGCCGGACGGTCCGGGTCCGCGCCGCCTCGGCGAACTGGGCGCCGGCCGCGTCACGTTCGGCCCCGGTCTCCAGCGCCGGGCCATGGCGGCCCTGCGCGAGTTCGCCGACGGGCTCCGTGGGGCCTGA
- a CDS encoding malate dehydrogenase, producing the protein MTRTPVNVTVTGAAGQIGYALLFRIASGHLLGPDVPVNLRLLEIPQGLKAAEGTAMELDDCAFPLLRNIEITDDANVGFAGANVALLVGARPRTKGMERGDLLSANGGIFKPQGKAINDNAADDIKVLVVGNPANTNALIAQAAAPDVPAERFTAMTRLDHNRAISQLAAKTGAAVSDIKKLTIWGNHSATQYPDIFHAEIAGKNAAELVNDEAWLGDTFIPTVAKRGAAIIEARGASSAASAANAAIDHVHTWVNGTAAGDWTSMGIPSDGSYGVPEGIISSFPVTTENGTYKIVQGLDINEFSRARIDASVKELTEERDAVRELGLI; encoded by the coding sequence ATGACCCGCACTCCCGTGAATGTCACCGTGACCGGCGCAGCCGGCCAGATCGGCTACGCGCTGCTCTTCCGCATCGCCTCCGGCCACCTGCTCGGCCCGGACGTGCCGGTCAACCTGCGTCTCCTGGAGATCCCGCAGGGTCTGAAGGCCGCCGAGGGCACCGCGATGGAGCTCGACGACTGCGCCTTCCCGCTGCTGCGCAACATCGAGATCACCGACGACGCCAATGTGGGCTTCGCCGGCGCGAACGTCGCCCTGCTCGTCGGCGCCCGCCCGCGCACCAAGGGCATGGAGCGCGGCGACCTGCTCTCCGCCAACGGCGGCATCTTCAAGCCGCAGGGCAAGGCGATCAACGACAACGCCGCGGACGACATCAAGGTCCTCGTCGTCGGCAACCCGGCCAACACCAACGCGCTCATCGCGCAGGCCGCCGCCCCGGACGTACCGGCCGAGCGCTTCACCGCGATGACCCGGCTGGACCACAACCGCGCGATCTCGCAGCTGGCCGCCAAGACCGGTGCCGCCGTCTCCGACATCAAGAAGCTGACGATCTGGGGCAACCACTCGGCCACCCAGTACCCGGACATCTTCCACGCGGAGATCGCCGGCAAGAACGCCGCCGAGCTCGTCAACGACGAGGCATGGCTGGGCGACACCTTCATCCCGACCGTCGCCAAGCGCGGCGCCGCGATCATCGAGGCCCGTGGCGCGTCCTCGGCCGCCTCCGCCGCGAACGCCGCCATCGACCACGTGCACACCTGGGTCAACGGCACCGCCGCCGGCGACTGGACCTCCATGGGTATCCCGTCGGACGGCTCCTACGGCGTTCCGGAGGGCATCATCTCGTCCTTCCCGGTCACCACGGAGAACGGCACGTACAAGATCGTCCAGGGCCTGGACATCAACGAGTTCTCCCGTGCGCGCATCGACGCGTCGGTGAAGGAGCTCACCGAGGAGCGCGACGCGGTCCGCGAGCTCGGCCTCATCTGA
- a CDS encoding helix-turn-helix domain-containing protein: protein MPRWKALPEDLDPQVREFAGQLRRLVDRSGLSIAAVADRTGYSKTSWERYLNGRLLAPRGAIVALAEVTGTNHVHLNTMWELTERAWSRAEMRHDMTMEGMRIIQARAALGETGQPSRGHGRSRPSHGVGTAEGGTGAAPGVSDGGRSPSVPAQRGSVPQVPQQPQVRPDRAMGAGPGLPPAMNAHGGAPGQPPAHRGSGSGKGSGSGRGRGGSRKQLVIAAAAVGVLLAVTGVVLLTGSGGDSDADKAAAPSPSPTASAPELPAGVGCSGSDCAGQDPEDMGCGGEYVRTVSSATVGGSVVEVRYSKTCGAAWARITKAATGDTVRISAGGAGQDGTVSAAADTYTPMVAVKRVADVKACATLATGTKGCTAEATG from the coding sequence ATGCCTCGTTGGAAGGCACTGCCGGAGGATCTCGACCCACAGGTCCGGGAGTTTGCCGGCCAACTGCGCAGACTCGTCGACCGCAGCGGCCTGAGCATCGCCGCCGTGGCCGACCGCACGGGGTACAGCAAGACGTCGTGGGAGCGGTATCTGAACGGGCGGCTGCTCGCCCCCAGGGGCGCCATCGTCGCGCTGGCCGAGGTGACGGGCACCAATCACGTGCACCTGAACACCATGTGGGAGCTGACGGAACGGGCCTGGAGCCGTGCCGAGATGCGCCACGACATGACGATGGAGGGCATGCGGATAATCCAGGCGCGGGCGGCGCTCGGCGAGACCGGGCAGCCGTCGCGCGGCCACGGCAGGAGCCGGCCCTCCCATGGTGTCGGCACGGCCGAGGGCGGGACGGGTGCGGCACCGGGCGTGAGCGACGGGGGCCGCTCCCCGTCCGTACCGGCCCAGCGCGGGAGCGTTCCGCAGGTGCCGCAGCAGCCGCAGGTCCGGCCGGACCGGGCGATGGGTGCGGGGCCCGGTCTGCCGCCCGCGATGAACGCCCACGGGGGCGCTCCCGGGCAGCCGCCCGCGCATCGCGGCAGTGGCAGTGGCAAGGGCAGCGGGAGTGGCCGGGGCCGTGGCGGCAGCCGTAAACAGCTCGTGATCGCCGCGGCCGCGGTGGGCGTCCTGCTCGCGGTGACCGGTGTGGTGCTGCTGACCGGTTCGGGTGGTGACTCCGACGCCGACAAGGCCGCCGCCCCTTCCCCGTCGCCCACGGCCAGTGCGCCGGAACTGCCGGCCGGGGTCGGGTGCAGCGGCTCCGACTGCGCCGGGCAGGACCCCGAGGACATGGGCTGCGGCGGCGAATACGTCCGTACGGTCTCCAGCGCCACCGTCGGCGGAAGCGTCGTCGAGGTGCGCTACAGCAAGACCTGCGGGGCGGCGTGGGCACGGATCACCAAGGCGGCCACCGGCGACACCGTACGGATCAGCGCGGGCGGTGCGGGGCAGGACGGCACGGTGTCCGCCGCCGCTGACACGTACACCCCGATGGTCGCCGTGAAGCGGGTCGCCGACGTCAAGGCGTGCGCCACCCTCGCCACCGGCACGAAGGGGTGCACGGCCGAAGCGACGGGGTGA
- a CDS encoding DUF3017 domain-containing protein — protein sequence MGAGTSPADRAAADADGPVAEQSEGAAGVPAGGAADSSADGGPADPADGASPASGDSAAAAAAPDDTADGAADDGADAPADGRTGSHPAPVPAAAPATGRSRALASLTQDTARPEGGGRAAGGDAPAPARQWPLLAVLGTAAIGLLIVASDPFEQAFRVGTILIGVALIGGAVLRLVIPSVGMLAVRSRFTDLVTYGLLGVLIVMLSLMAQPKPWLDIPFLENAVHFTIR from the coding sequence ATGGGTGCTGGTACGAGTCCGGCCGACCGGGCCGCCGCCGATGCGGACGGGCCGGTCGCCGAGCAGTCCGAGGGCGCGGCCGGTGTTCCGGCCGGCGGCGCTGCCGACTCCTCGGCTGACGGCGGGCCGGCGGACCCGGCCGACGGTGCTTCACCCGCGTCGGGCGACAGCGCGGCAGCGGCAGCGGCACCGGACGACACCGCGGACGGCGCTGCGGATGACGGTGCGGACGCTCCTGCGGACGGTCGCACCGGCAGCCACCCCGCGCCCGTTCCCGCCGCGGCCCCCGCGACGGGCCGGTCGCGGGCGTTGGCATCGCTCACCCAGGACACCGCGCGTCCCGAGGGCGGCGGCCGGGCGGCGGGCGGCGACGCTCCGGCCCCCGCCCGTCAGTGGCCGTTGCTCGCGGTGCTCGGCACGGCCGCGATCGGCCTGCTGATCGTGGCCTCCGACCCCTTCGAGCAGGCCTTCCGGGTCGGCACGATACTGATCGGTGTGGCGCTCATCGGGGGCGCGGTACTCCGCCTCGTGATCCCCTCGGTGGGCATGCTCGCGGTGCGTTCCCGCTTCACGGACCTGGTGACGTACGGGCTGCTGGGCGTCCTCATCGTGATGCTCTCGCTGATGGCGCAGCCCAAGCCGTGGCTGGACATCCCGTTCCTGGAGAACGCGGTCCACTTCACGATCCGCTGA
- a CDS encoding bifunctional methylenetetrahydrofolate dehydrogenase/methenyltetrahydrofolate cyclohydrolase: MTAQILDGKATAAAIKSDLTVRVAALKARGITPGLGTLLVGDDPGSRWYVNGKHRDCAQVGIGSIQRELPDTATQEEIEDVVRELNADPECTGYIVQLPLPKGIDTNRVLELMDPAKDADGLHPMSLGRLVLNEKGPLPCTPQGVVQLLRHHGVEINGAHVVVVGRGVTIGRSIPLLLTRKSENATVTQCHTGTRDLSAHLRQADIIVAAAGVAHIIKPEDVKPGAAVLDVGVSRDGEGKIVGDVHPGVAEVAAWISPNPGGVGPMTRAQLLVNVVEAAERDSVPSAG; this comes from the coding sequence ATGACTGCCCAGATTCTCGATGGCAAAGCCACCGCAGCCGCGATCAAGTCCGATCTCACCGTCCGCGTGGCGGCCCTCAAGGCCCGGGGTATCACCCCCGGCCTGGGAACCCTGCTGGTGGGTGACGACCCGGGCAGCAGGTGGTACGTGAACGGCAAGCACCGCGACTGCGCGCAGGTCGGCATCGGTTCCATCCAGCGCGAACTCCCCGACACCGCCACCCAGGAGGAGATCGAGGACGTCGTACGGGAGCTCAACGCCGATCCCGAGTGCACGGGTTACATCGTGCAGCTCCCCCTGCCCAAGGGGATCGACACCAACCGCGTTCTGGAACTGATGGATCCGGCCAAGGACGCCGACGGGCTGCACCCGATGAGTCTCGGCCGGCTCGTGCTCAACGAGAAGGGACCGCTGCCCTGCACCCCGCAGGGTGTCGTGCAGCTGCTCCGCCACCACGGTGTGGAGATCAACGGGGCGCATGTCGTGGTCGTCGGACGCGGTGTCACCATCGGCCGGTCCATCCCGCTGCTGCTGACCCGTAAGTCGGAGAACGCCACGGTCACCCAGTGCCACACCGGTACGCGTGATCTCTCCGCCCACCTGCGACAGGCCGACATCATCGTCGCGGCCGCGGGCGTGGCGCACATCATCAAGCCCGAGGACGTGAAGCCGGGCGCGGCCGTGCTCGACGTCGGCGTCAGCCGGGACGGGGAGGGCAAGATCGTCGGCGATGTACACCCGGGCGTGGCCGAGGTCGCCGCGTGGATCTCGCCGAACCCGGGCGGTGTCGGCCCGATGACCCGCGCCCAGTTGCTCGTCAACGTGGTCGAGGCGGCCGAGCGCGACTCCGTCCCGTCCGCGGGCTGA
- a CDS encoding RDD family protein produces MSFGDPNPNNPYGQQPGQQPGQPPQGQPPQGQPGYGYPQQAPQGVPPQGQPGYGYPQQQPGVPPQGQPGYGYPQQAPGTLQANSGYINIPTLGTVEVASMGRRLGARCIDAVVIGVLYGILSAIGLASALGLAKSTDDCGSNLDPGYQSCVNDASVSIIATMFGVLALFILITLLYEWLLISLIGATLGKKALGLKVVKENTGMAPGLGAGFIRWIIPIVGAFLCYIGAILTYLSPFFDNSGKLQGWHDRAAGTLVIKQ; encoded by the coding sequence ATGAGCTTCGGCGACCCGAACCCGAACAACCCTTACGGGCAGCAGCCCGGCCAGCAGCCCGGTCAGCCGCCGCAAGGTCAGCCGCCGCAGGGCCAGCCCGGCTACGGCTACCCGCAGCAGGCGCCCCAGGGAGTGCCGCCGCAGGGCCAGCCCGGTTACGGCTACCCGCAGCAGCAGCCCGGCGTTCCGCCGCAGGGCCAGCCCGGCTACGGCTACCCGCAGCAGGCGCCCGGCACGCTCCAGGCCAACAGCGGCTACATCAACATCCCGACGCTCGGCACGGTCGAGGTCGCCTCGATGGGCCGCCGCCTCGGCGCCCGTTGCATCGACGCCGTCGTCATCGGAGTGCTCTACGGCATCCTCAGCGCGATCGGCCTGGCGAGCGCCCTGGGCCTCGCGAAGAGCACCGACGACTGCGGCAGCAATCTGGACCCGGGCTACCAGTCCTGTGTCAACGACGCGAGCGTCAGCATCATCGCCACCATGTTCGGCGTGCTGGCCCTCTTCATCCTGATCACGCTGCTCTACGAGTGGCTGCTGATCTCGCTGATCGGCGCCACGCTGGGCAAGAAGGCGCTCGGCCTGAAGGTCGTCAAGGAGAACACCGGCATGGCCCCGGGTCTCGGTGCCGGCTTCATCCGCTGGATCATCCCGATCGTCGGCGCGTTCCTCTGCTACATCGGTGCCATCCTCACGTACCTGTCCCCGTTCTTCGACAACTCCGGGAAGCTGCAGGGCTGGCACGACCGCGCTGCCGGCACCCTGGTGATCAAGCAGTAA